The following coding sequences are from one Anabas testudineus chromosome 16, fAnaTes1.2, whole genome shotgun sequence window:
- the nkd2b gene encoding protein naked cuticle homolog 2-like isoform X1: MGKLQSKHACKRRENPEGDSFVVNAFLRRGMEECERYSSTDPKLKNMQEFPNGEHKEGQFTEKHCPLEVVLPPEKAEGCESYLQYQHSEDGEREIIRDANKAPGKKRISLDDLECDVSVEDDNRQEWIFTLYDFDNSGKVTKEDMSSLMHTIYDVVDASVNHSCHNKSKTLRVKLTVTPEPKCHRRETGTERCHQEEGRSADKRLSSYMSSSRGHNNEAPATEGQHYCVDENTERRNHYLDLAGIENYTSRFEGTTPVFPPQESHARTSQSQSRSRSQEPEIQVAHQRHSQVISDSYNRQESRSKGTQFLKSPKGNYKGTGGNNGGSGGGKSTKCHNYHPQLQTMVHSGSAAGHGGQDVYHLPHQAQPTAHHQHPLQYSHSKRLRAKAREGMSPSKTPLSPQCHPQQQPPVPSVLPGLEREQVSGPPGSPGFVVPLVQRHEHHHHHEHHHHHHYHHYHQT; this comes from the exons ATGGGCAAACTTCAGTCGAAGCATG CGTGTAAACGCAGAGAAAACCCTGAAG GAGACAGTTTTGTTGTGAACGCTTTCCTCCggagagggatggaggaatGTGAGAGGTACAGCTCGACGGATCCCAAGCTGAAGAACATGCAG GAGTTTCCAAATGGTGAGCATAAGGAAGGACAattcacagagaaacactgtccCCTAGAGG TGGTTCTTCCTCCAGAGAAGGCGGAGGGCTGCGAAAGCTACCTGCAGTATCAGCACTCCGAGGATGGAGAGCGAGAGATAATTAGAGATGCCAACAAAGCCCCTGGGAAGAAACGCATCAGTCTGGAT GACTTGGAGTGTGATGTGTCTGTGGAGGATGACAACCGTCAGGAGTGGATCTTCACCCTGTATGATTTTGACAACAGTGGAAAAGTTAcaaaagag GACATGTCCAGTCTGATGCACACCATCTATGATGTGGTGGATGCTTCTGTGAATCACTCCTGCCATAACAAGAGCAAGACTCTGCGCGTCAAACTGACTGTCACTCCAGAGCCAAAGTGCCacagaagagaaacagggactg AACGCTGTCACCAGGAGGAGGGACGTTCAGCGGACAAGCGGCTATCCTCATACATGAG TAGCAGCAGAGGGCACAACAACGAGGCGCCCGCCACTGAGGGTCAGCATTACTGTGTGGATGagaacacagagaggagaaatcaCTACCTTGACCTGGCTGGTATTGAGAACTACACCTCCAGATTTGAAG GAACCACCCCTGTCTTTCCTCCCCAGGAATCTCATGCTAGGACCTCCCAGAGCCAGAGCCGGTCCCGCTCCCAGGAACCAGAAATCCAGGTTGCTCACCAGCGCCACTCACAGGTTATCAGTGATAGCTACAACCGCCAAGAGTCTCGAAGCAAGGGTACACAGTTCCTCAAATCACCCAAAGGAAACTACAAGGGAACTGGAGGGAATAACGGGGGCAGTGGAGGTGGCAAATCCACTAAATGTCACAACTACCACCCTCAGCTGCAAACTATGGTGCACAGCGGCAGTGCAGCGGGCCACGGAGGTCAGGATGTGTATCACTTGCCGCACCAAGCTCAACCCACTGCCCACCACCAGCACCCTTTGCAATACAGTCACAGCAAACGCCTGCGAGCCAAAGCCCGAGAAGGCATGTCCCCATCCAAAACCCCACTGTCCCCTCAGTGCCACCCCCAGCAGCAACCCCCTGTGCCCTCCGTACTGCCAGGCCTGGAGAGAGAGCAGGTGTCTGGCCCACCTGGGAGCCCAGGGTTTGTGGTTCCTCTGGTCCAACGGCACGAGCACCACCATCACCAcgaacaccaccaccaccaccactaccaccatTATCACCAGACATGA
- the nkd2b gene encoding protein naked cuticle homolog 2-like isoform X2 has protein sequence MGKLQSKHACKRRENPEGDSFVVNAFLRRGMEECERYSSTDPKLKNMQEFPNGEHKEGQFTEKHCPLEVVLPPEKAEGCESYLQYQHSEDGEREIIRDANKAPGKKRISLDDLECDVSVEDDNRQEWIFTLYDFDNSGKVTKEDMSSLMHTIYDVVDASVNHSCHNKSKTLRVKLTVTPEPKCHRRETGTERCHQEEGRSADKRLSSYMSSRGHNNEAPATEGQHYCVDENTERRNHYLDLAGIENYTSRFEGTTPVFPPQESHARTSQSQSRSRSQEPEIQVAHQRHSQVISDSYNRQESRSKGTQFLKSPKGNYKGTGGNNGGSGGGKSTKCHNYHPQLQTMVHSGSAAGHGGQDVYHLPHQAQPTAHHQHPLQYSHSKRLRAKAREGMSPSKTPLSPQCHPQQQPPVPSVLPGLEREQVSGPPGSPGFVVPLVQRHEHHHHHEHHHHHHYHHYHQT, from the exons ATGGGCAAACTTCAGTCGAAGCATG CGTGTAAACGCAGAGAAAACCCTGAAG GAGACAGTTTTGTTGTGAACGCTTTCCTCCggagagggatggaggaatGTGAGAGGTACAGCTCGACGGATCCCAAGCTGAAGAACATGCAG GAGTTTCCAAATGGTGAGCATAAGGAAGGACAattcacagagaaacactgtccCCTAGAGG TGGTTCTTCCTCCAGAGAAGGCGGAGGGCTGCGAAAGCTACCTGCAGTATCAGCACTCCGAGGATGGAGAGCGAGAGATAATTAGAGATGCCAACAAAGCCCCTGGGAAGAAACGCATCAGTCTGGAT GACTTGGAGTGTGATGTGTCTGTGGAGGATGACAACCGTCAGGAGTGGATCTTCACCCTGTATGATTTTGACAACAGTGGAAAAGTTAcaaaagag GACATGTCCAGTCTGATGCACACCATCTATGATGTGGTGGATGCTTCTGTGAATCACTCCTGCCATAACAAGAGCAAGACTCTGCGCGTCAAACTGACTGTCACTCCAGAGCCAAAGTGCCacagaagagaaacagggactg AACGCTGTCACCAGGAGGAGGGACGTTCAGCGGACAAGCGGCTATCCTCATACATGAG CAGCAGAGGGCACAACAACGAGGCGCCCGCCACTGAGGGTCAGCATTACTGTGTGGATGagaacacagagaggagaaatcaCTACCTTGACCTGGCTGGTATTGAGAACTACACCTCCAGATTTGAAG GAACCACCCCTGTCTTTCCTCCCCAGGAATCTCATGCTAGGACCTCCCAGAGCCAGAGCCGGTCCCGCTCCCAGGAACCAGAAATCCAGGTTGCTCACCAGCGCCACTCACAGGTTATCAGTGATAGCTACAACCGCCAAGAGTCTCGAAGCAAGGGTACACAGTTCCTCAAATCACCCAAAGGAAACTACAAGGGAACTGGAGGGAATAACGGGGGCAGTGGAGGTGGCAAATCCACTAAATGTCACAACTACCACCCTCAGCTGCAAACTATGGTGCACAGCGGCAGTGCAGCGGGCCACGGAGGTCAGGATGTGTATCACTTGCCGCACCAAGCTCAACCCACTGCCCACCACCAGCACCCTTTGCAATACAGTCACAGCAAACGCCTGCGAGCCAAAGCCCGAGAAGGCATGTCCCCATCCAAAACCCCACTGTCCCCTCAGTGCCACCCCCAGCAGCAACCCCCTGTGCCCTCCGTACTGCCAGGCCTGGAGAGAGAGCAGGTGTCTGGCCCACCTGGGAGCCCAGGGTTTGTGGTTCCTCTGGTCCAACGGCACGAGCACCACCATCACCAcgaacaccaccaccaccaccactaccaccatTATCACCAGACATGA